A genomic stretch from Chroococcidiopsis sp. SAG 2025 includes:
- a CDS encoding CHAT domain-containing protein, translating to MLCLLLKAGSLPLVEVANATDPPAAAVSPAVSESSCEGASWHKQLASTTDEWDKAKIYDRLGALCYRVNRHGEAISWWDKSAAIYRRSQNSRSQQHFAKTALDQAQAYLAIGQYERAIARARQATRDELKLPPQVAAIAWGTLANAYARSGDLNAALANYDKSYALTSKHHNREYTATIVSNQVGVLLDRAARLEERARLAEAEGEEESAALLARADKDRQNAANKVALALALTQNSKGLVAAKALLNAIQVEPRSSLERFGQVKEILQNLPDSRTKAAAWIDLAQFGSGEQQLDALFRALAVAKNPGDRRTESLAAGEIGSFYERQKNFARAMKFTQQAQFAAQAASALDSLYRWQWQAGRLYAATGNEPEAIAAYRQAVNSLSGIRGKLITAERVRQFTFREQVEPVYRQLLALLLKEGKNQDLQSALTVAKLLKIGQLQNFFGDECLELAATESAVAPKPALDTVTITSVLADRPYTILQFPDGRLNSYAIELSVADLTAKVQQWRGLLETVATQEYFPVAREMYDLLIRPLEKDLDTVKPAKLVFVNDGALRTIPMSALHDGKRFLVEKYPIAYSLGLQPVRDEHLERGEALIFGLSEAVPPLPALPYVVPETQFLQQMLDGKNFLNRDFNANTLAAQVAREQQHLILHLATHGAFSNAAGNSFIQAHDRRLYLPQFENILRTARQPLELLTFSACETAAGDDRAVLGLAGLAARNGVKNVVATLWSVNDADIVPAIKNFYRAFKTDIPVEEALRQAQLESIHNRVHPATWSALIPVKS from the coding sequence TTGCTGTGCCTGTTATTGAAAGCTGGGTCGCTGCCACTAGTAGAAGTAGCCAATGCAACAGATCCACCCGCTGCGGCAGTCAGTCCTGCTGTTTCAGAATCTAGTTGCGAGGGAGCCAGTTGGCACAAACAACTCGCATCGACGACCGATGAGTGGGACAAAGCTAAGATTTACGACCGATTGGGGGCACTATGCTACCGAGTCAATCGACATGGGGAGGCTATAAGCTGGTGGGACAAATCAGCCGCGATTTATCGCCGCTCGCAAAACTCGCGCTCGCAACAGCATTTCGCAAAAACCGCCCTCGACCAAGCTCAAGCATACCTCGCCATCGGGCAGTACGAGCGAGCGATTGCAAGAGCGCGGCAGGCGACGCGAGACGAACTGAAGCTGCCGCCGCAGGTTGCAGCTATTGCTTGGGGAACGCTTGCCAACGCCTACGCGAGGTCGGGCGACCTCAACGCTGCCCTCGCCAACTACGACAAGAGCTACGCGCTCACCTCAAAACACCATAATCGCGAGTATACTGCGACGATCGTCTCCAATCAGGTAGGGGTGCTGCTCGATCGCGCGGCACGACTAGAGGAGCGAGCGCGGCTAGCTGAGGCAGAAGGGGAAGAAGAATCAGCGGCTCTACTCGCACGCGCGGACAAAGACAGGCAAAATGCCGCAAACAAGGTAGCCCTCGCCCTCGCCCTGACTCAAAACTCGAAGGGACTAGTCGCGGCTAAGGCTTTGTTGAATGCGATCCAAGTCGAGCCGCGCTCGTCGCTGGAACGTTTCGGGCAAGTCAAGGAAATTTTGCAAAATCTCCCCGATTCTCGCACTAAAGCTGCTGCGTGGATCGATCTGGCTCAATTTGGCTCTGGCGAGCAACAGCTCGACGCGCTGTTTAGGGCGCTAGCAGTTGCCAAAAATCCCGGCGATCGTCGTACCGAATCGCTCGCGGCGGGGGAAATCGGCAGCTTTTACGAGCGCCAAAAAAACTTTGCTCGCGCCATGAAATTTACCCAACAAGCGCAGTTCGCCGCGCAAGCAGCCAGCGCGCTCGATAGCTTGTATCGTTGGCAGTGGCAGGCAGGGCGACTGTACGCGGCTACAGGGAACGAGCCAGAGGCGATTGCCGCATATAGGCAAGCCGTCAACTCCCTGTCTGGGATACGCGGCAAGTTAATTACTGCCGAGCGAGTCCGACAGTTCACCTTTCGAGAGCAAGTGGAACCCGTATACCGACAACTGCTGGCACTACTCTTGAAAGAAGGTAAAAACCAAGATCTACAATCGGCGCTAACAGTTGCCAAGTTACTGAAAATCGGGCAATTGCAAAACTTTTTTGGCGACGAATGCTTGGAACTAGCAGCGACCGAATCGGCGGTGGCACCGAAACCGGCGCTCGATACCGTAACGATAACTTCAGTACTTGCCGATCGCCCTTATACGATTTTACAATTCCCGGACGGGCGATTGAACAGCTACGCGATCGAGCTGAGCGTCGCGGACTTGACTGCAAAAGTTCAGCAGTGGCGTGGCTTGCTCGAAACAGTGGCGACCCAGGAGTACTTCCCAGTAGCGCGGGAAATGTACGACTTACTGATCCGTCCGCTAGAAAAAGACTTAGATACGGTTAAGCCCGCCAAGCTCGTTTTTGTCAACGATGGCGCGTTACGAACGATCCCGATGTCGGCACTCCACGATGGCAAACGGTTTTTGGTAGAAAAATACCCCATTGCTTACTCTCTCGGCTTGCAACCGGTGCGAGACGAGCACTTAGAGCGAGGTGAAGCGTTGATCTTCGGTCTATCCGAAGCCGTGCCACCGCTGCCAGCACTACCGTACGTAGTCCCAGAGACCCAATTCTTGCAGCAAATGCTCGACGGCAAAAATTTTCTCAACCGAGACTTTAACGCCAATACGCTCGCAGCGCAAGTCGCCCGCGAGCAGCAGCATTTAATCCTACATCTGGCAACGCACGGCGCGTTTTCCAATGCGGCTGGAAATAGTTTCATTCAGGCTCACGATCGGCGACTTTACCTGCCCCAATTTGAAAATATCTTGAGAACGGCACGGCAACCTTTGGAACTGCTGACTTTTAGCGCTTGCGAGACAGCAGCAGGCGACGATCGCGCCGTTTTAGGGTTGGCTGGACTTGCCGCTCGTAATGGAGTTAAAAATGTCGTTGCCACACTGTGGTCGGTGAACGATGCTGATATCGTACCCGCGATCAAAAATTTTTATCGCGCCTTCAAGACCGATATCCCAGTTGAAGAGGCGCTCCGGCAGGCTCAATTAGAGTCGATCCACAACCGCGTTCACCCTGCAACTTGGTCGGCTTTAATCCCGGTTAAAAGTTGA
- a CDS encoding CHASE2 domain-containing protein, with translation MQINLKKVASRWHGAIVVAPVVSLSILAARALGWMQPLELAALDLSFQLRPSAMTDERIAIVGATERDIENLGGWPTNDWILAAAIEKIKAQHPRVIGLDIYRNRSIAPGSQKLVRILRSTPNLIGVEKVVSPTIPPSATLKSLNQSSSSDVALDADGVLRRAILFPIPGQNIQSLGLAVALIYLHSRGVAPQMVEDGALRLGATTFKPFESGDGGYVNADAGGYQILLDFRGVGRFKTVSLTDVLHDRVDKNFFRDRIVLIGGIAPSLNDAFFTPKSRRGGGSPVRTSGVEIQAHLASQILDTAFDRRSNILVWNDALESFSIIASSTIAALTLWQWGRGGRKCSATKLLYVALAVAAIGGAGIAIGSYALFLGGWWVPVVPAILATVSTAHCLVIYVAAGNLRSYVRESEILRSRLAATASQLEAKIVRENASSKSSQKVPSAHPLSPEQESSRQRLKERYRERREPDSNGSTFNRD, from the coding sequence ATGCAAATCAACCTTAAGAAAGTTGCGAGCCGATGGCACGGGGCGATTGTCGTCGCCCCGGTAGTTTCGCTCAGTATCCTGGCAGCTCGCGCTTTGGGCTGGATGCAGCCGTTAGAGCTAGCTGCTCTCGATTTATCTTTTCAACTCCGTCCCTCAGCAATGACTGACGAACGCATCGCGATCGTCGGCGCGACCGAACGAGATATCGAAAATTTAGGGGGCTGGCCGACAAACGATTGGATCTTAGCTGCCGCAATCGAGAAAATCAAAGCCCAACACCCGAGAGTCATTGGATTAGACATTTACCGTAATCGTTCTATTGCTCCAGGCTCGCAAAAATTAGTACGAATTTTGCGCTCGACTCCCAATCTAATCGGAGTTGAAAAAGTCGTGTCTCCCACTATCCCTCCTTCTGCTACTCTCAAGTCCCTCAACCAGAGTAGTTCGAGCGACGTAGCGCTTGATGCCGATGGAGTTTTGCGCCGCGCGATTTTATTTCCAATCCCCGGACAAAATATTCAATCTCTAGGCTTAGCAGTGGCACTGATCTACTTGCATTCCCGTGGAGTTGCACCACAAATGGTAGAAGATGGAGCGCTACGCTTGGGTGCGACGACCTTTAAACCCTTCGAGTCGGGTGATGGCGGCTACGTCAACGCTGATGCCGGAGGATATCAAATCTTGCTCGACTTTCGCGGTGTCGGCAGGTTTAAGACCGTCTCCCTGACAGACGTATTACACGATCGCGTTGACAAAAACTTCTTTCGCGATCGCATCGTGTTGATTGGCGGCATAGCTCCCAGTCTCAACGATGCTTTCTTCACGCCAAAAAGCCGCAGAGGAGGAGGTTCACCGGTGCGAACCTCTGGGGTAGAAATCCAAGCTCATCTTGCCAGCCAAATTCTCGATACCGCTTTCGATCGGCGTTCTAATATTCTTGTCTGGAATGACGCGCTCGAAAGCTTTAGCATTATTGCCAGCAGCACGATTGCAGCTTTGACCCTCTGGCAGTGGGGACGCGGTGGCAGGAAGTGTTCGGCTACCAAACTCCTTTACGTTGCCCTTGCAGTCGCCGCCATCGGCGGGGCGGGCATAGCCATCGGCAGCTACGCCCTGTTTTTAGGTGGTTGGTGGGTTCCTGTTGTTCCAGCAATACTAGCTACAGTCAGTACGGCACACTGCTTGGTAATTTACGTCGCCGCTGGTAACTTGCGCTCCTACGTACGCGAGTCCGAGATTTTGCGCTCTCGACTAGCCGCAACTGCGTCTCAACTGGAAGCGAAGATTGTTCGAGAGAATGCTTCGTCAAAATCATCCCAAAAAGTGCCTTCGGCACATCCCCTGTCACCTGAACAAGAATCCAGCAGACAGCGCTTGAAAGAGCGGTACAGAGAGAGACGAGAACCTGACTCGAACGGATCAACTTTTAACCGGGATTAA
- a CDS encoding DUF928 domain-containing protein: MHVAVTVSERPTFLAYVSRTELPLSFMLVEEGGTKPIFQREMRLSSPGVVKLELPATLKLKPSRYQWTVALVCNRKFPSKNTYVQVKFDRLPLDRGLQRRLQRQTPLQQAQTYARSGIWYEAIALAHEASTAAEGDRRTQ, encoded by the coding sequence ATCCACGTAGCTGTAACGGTGTCGGAGCGACCGACTTTTTTAGCCTATGTATCCCGCACCGAGCTGCCGCTATCTTTCATGCTCGTGGAAGAAGGAGGGACAAAGCCTATTTTTCAGCGAGAAATGCGCTTGTCGTCACCTGGGGTAGTCAAGCTCGAACTTCCCGCTACCCTCAAACTCAAACCATCGCGATATCAGTGGACAGTGGCGCTAGTCTGTAACCGCAAGTTCCCTAGCAAAAATACTTACGTTCAGGTCAAGTTCGACCGCTTGCCGCTCGACCGAGGGCTGCAACGGCGATTGCAGCGACAAACCCCACTCCAACAAGCTCAGACGTACGCCCGCTCGGGGATCTGGTACGAAGCGATCGCGCTTGCACACGAAGCCAGCACTGCTGCTGAGGGCGACCGAAGGACGCAATAG
- a CDS encoding transposase gives MATVPTQLSQGRVVIVQADTEFGTVEFLKAVRKQSWRAVVGMRCNRKMQDGRHLKQLYRHANRGQQVYLAGDTQPLTVSWFWLKRAEGKRELRFVVSTHPYSGIYLVRLGRKRSCIEGFFKTSKHRFGLHRFGQTTKLGVYRWLIKSANCLSIGALD, from the coding sequence TTGGCAACGGTTCCAACCCAGTTGAGTCAGGGCAGGGTGGTCATTGTACAGGCAGATACGGAGTTTGGCACCGTAGAGTTTCTCAAAGCAGTGCGAAAGCAGTCGTGGCGAGCAGTCGTGGGGATGCGCTGCAATCGCAAAATGCAGGACGGTCGTCATCTAAAGCAACTGTATCGCCATGCCAACCGTGGACAACAGGTGTATTTAGCGGGAGACACACAGCCACTGACGGTGTCCTGGTTCTGGCTCAAACGAGCCGAAGGCAAGCGAGAACTGCGCTTTGTCGTTTCTACCCATCCTTACTCTGGCATTTATCTGGTGCGGCTAGGACGTAAGCGCTCTTGCATTGAGGGCTTTTTCAAAACGAGCAAACATCGTTTTGGGCTGCATCGCTTTGGGCAAACTACGAAACTTGGTGTCTATCGCTGGCTCATCAAGAGCGCTAATTGCCTATCTATTGGCGCATTGGATTGA
- a CDS encoding transposase: MRQIPAVETLRRIWMQQFYAPTEDGNVQWRSPKDMPPSTLAIHSPYDVEAHYSSKRSVDWVGYKVHLTETCDRDCPHFITGVCTTLSTISDDAVVESVHQSLSKKSLLPEEHLVDTGYVTADHIVNSQANYGIELLGKVRINPSWQTQNNSKFSAEQFEVDWDNQVVTCPKGHQSIIWRPKIDNRGLRVVHVHFSQADCRHCPVRKRCTHSKAARRLTLQPQAKYNALRQRRQVQETSEFKQLYQQRAGVEGTLSQGVRRSALRQSRYVGLAKTHLQHILIVTALNLVRLSAWLSAIPLAQTRYSRFMELKPQIA, from the coding sequence ATGCGACAAATTCCAGCCGTTGAGACACTGCGACGGATTTGGATGCAACAATTTTACGCACCCACTGAAGACGGGAACGTGCAATGGCGCTCGCCCAAAGACATGCCACCATCCACACTGGCAATTCATTCACCCTATGATGTAGAGGCGCATTACAGTTCCAAACGTAGTGTTGATTGGGTCGGTTACAAAGTTCACCTCACTGAAACTTGCGATCGGGATTGTCCGCACTTCATCACTGGAGTATGCACTACCCTATCAACAATATCTGATGATGCAGTCGTTGAATCTGTCCATCAAAGCCTATCGAAAAAATCACTTCTACCCGAAGAGCATTTGGTGGATACAGGGTATGTAACAGCTGACCATATTGTTAATAGTCAGGCAAACTATGGAATCGAACTGCTTGGAAAAGTTCGTATCAATCCCAGTTGGCAGACCCAAAATAACTCTAAGTTTTCTGCTGAGCAGTTTGAAGTGGATTGGGATAATCAAGTCGTCACCTGTCCTAAAGGGCATCAAAGTATCATTTGGCGACCCAAGATTGACAATCGTGGCTTGAGAGTCGTTCACGTCCACTTTTCTCAAGCTGATTGTCGTCATTGTCCAGTCCGAAAACGTTGTACCCACTCTAAAGCTGCCCGAAGATTGACATTACAACCTCAAGCCAAATACAACGCTCTACGTCAGCGACGGCAGGTGCAAGAAACGTCAGAGTTTAAGCAACTCTACCAGCAACGAGCGGGAGTGGAGGGAACATTATCGCAAGGCGTGAGACGTTCTGCCTTAAGGCAGTCTCGATATGTTGGATTGGCGAAAACACATCTTCAGCATATCCTGATTGTCACTGCTCTCAATTTGGTTCGCTTGTCTGCTTGGCTCTCAGCTATCCCACTGGCTCAAACTCGCTACTCTCGATTTATGGAGCTTAAGCCCCAAATAGCGTAG
- a CDS encoding ShlB/FhaC/HecB family hemolysin secretion/activation protein produces the protein MADDFAPSSSPLLEQQELPALPGLPPVSNSPPKLSPQIPAAPNTTMPLGTKIRLRRIEVVGSQVFSPSELSRITSPFLNKTLTFEQLLDIRAAVTNFYTSRGYETSGAFIPPQDITNGTLKVQVIEGSLERIEIKGLERLQNRYVRSRLKKATQTPLDLRQLESALQLLQQNDLIERVQAQLIPGTAPGRSILSLDLKEAPAFGARLTFDNRETPSVGSLGGYTNFNYDNLLGIGDRLGASVGLTQGVTSYNFTYAIPVNSRDGKFILRYATGRNRVVEQPFAPLDINGKSRTYSLGFSQPLFRSPTSEFTLGLSLDLRRSRTFLFEDEPFTFTPGPERGESKATILRFSQNWTQQTRARILSARSQFSLGIDAFGATTNDSGRDGRFFSWLGQFQLVKALNQKRDATFIVRGAAQLTGDALLPLEQLSIGGIDTVRGYRSNERVGDNGIAGTLEFQWPIARDTGGFGLLQVVPFLDAGVSWSNGEPATPSPNTLVSTGLGLHWRLNSRFAARADWGIPLVSVEDRGETLQDSGLSFSIEWQPF, from the coding sequence GTGGCGGACGATTTTGCTCCCAGCAGCTCGCCCCTTCTAGAACAACAAGAATTACCTGCATTGCCCGGACTACCTCCGGTATCGAATTCTCCACCAAAGTTGTCTCCCCAAATCCCTGCTGCTCCAAACACAACCATGCCGCTGGGAACTAAAATCAGGTTGAGGCGAATTGAAGTGGTCGGCAGTCAAGTATTTTCGCCTTCAGAACTTTCGCGCATCACGTCACCTTTCCTCAATAAAACTTTAACTTTCGAGCAACTGCTGGACATTCGTGCTGCTGTCACAAATTTTTATACGAGTCGGGGTTACGAAACGAGTGGCGCTTTTATTCCCCCCCAAGACATAACGAACGGGACATTGAAGGTACAAGTTATCGAAGGCTCGTTAGAGCGAATTGAGATTAAAGGATTGGAGCGGTTGCAAAATCGCTACGTGCGCTCGCGCTTGAAAAAGGCAACTCAAACTCCGCTCGATTTGCGCCAGTTGGAATCCGCTTTGCAACTGCTGCAACAAAACGATTTGATCGAGCGGGTTCAAGCCCAACTGATCCCAGGAACCGCCCCGGGACGCAGCATTTTATCGCTCGACCTCAAAGAAGCTCCTGCATTCGGGGCGCGATTGACTTTCGACAATCGCGAGACTCCCAGCGTTGGTTCTTTAGGCGGCTACACGAATTTTAACTACGACAACTTGCTGGGAATAGGAGATCGGCTGGGAGCGAGTGTGGGGTTGACCCAAGGCGTGACCAGCTACAACTTTACTTATGCAATTCCCGTCAACAGTAGAGATGGTAAATTTATCTTGCGCTATGCGACTGGGAGAAATCGCGTGGTGGAGCAACCGTTTGCGCCATTGGATATCAATGGAAAATCTCGAACCTACTCGCTGGGATTTTCTCAGCCTTTGTTCCGCTCCCCAACGTCTGAATTTACGCTCGGACTCTCGCTAGACTTGCGCCGCAGTCGCACTTTTTTGTTTGAGGACGAACCCTTCACCTTTACGCCCGGACCGGAGCGTGGCGAGTCCAAAGCTACTATCTTGCGATTTTCTCAAAATTGGACGCAGCAAACGCGAGCGCGCATTTTATCGGCGCGCTCGCAGTTTAGCCTCGGCATTGATGCTTTTGGAGCAACGACGAACGATTCCGGGAGGGACGGACGCTTCTTCAGTTGGTTGGGGCAGTTTCAGTTGGTAAAAGCTTTGAATCAAAAAAGAGACGCGACTTTTATTGTTAGGGGTGCTGCCCAACTGACGGGAGATGCGCTTTTGCCTTTGGAGCAACTTAGCATAGGTGGGATTGATACGGTGCGAGGCTATCGTTCCAACGAGCGCGTCGGGGACAATGGCATTGCCGGAACTCTTGAATTTCAATGGCCTATTGCCCGAGACACAGGAGGATTTGGTCTATTGCAAGTCGTCCCCTTCCTCGATGCCGGAGTTTCTTGGAGTAACGGCGAGCCAGCAACTCCAAGCCCCAATACGCTTGTCAGTACGGGGCTGGGCTTGCATTGGCGGCTCAACTCTCGCTTTGCGGCTCGCGCCGACTGGGGAATTCCTCTAGTTTCGGTAGAAGACCGGGGTGAGACATTGCAAGATAGCGGGTTGAGTTTCTCTATAGAGTGGCAACCCTTCTAG
- a CDS encoding IS701 family transposase, protein MKDQVPAAMPQCFENWCRRFDDVFSRQKQRQEFRVYLGGLLGESQRKNLSQLVTNTVDGSYNSLRHFLNNAPWDEVKLNNRRLEVMHQCRQTTPSQGFTLIVDDSGHRKSGAATDGVGRQYIGEIGKTDNGIVLLTTYLYDGVRRLPLDVALYQHASLFEQGKADPNFQKKPDLALDLVDQCLKRGYRPGVTVIDAGYGNNTPFLKQLESRNLTYVAAIAKNRQVTAQTSGDESARKQGLEAIAQTLAVEQFTPVQLNLEQPRTVWVALLPVHVPKLEGTRWLAIQLNASSFEQATEVDYFLTNASDNQVSAAWVAQTYSARNWVEVFYREAKGWLGLSEYQVRDALSMKRHWVLVFIAYTFILWHQLTGGFRRRWATKPLQTFAEALEAFRTAVEFRLVRWLNEHVDVFASHRAKFGYIWA, encoded by the coding sequence GTGAAAGATCAAGTACCAGCAGCGATGCCGCAGTGCTTTGAGAACTGGTGTCGTCGGTTTGATGATGTATTTTCGCGTCAGAAGCAGCGGCAGGAATTTCGTGTTTATCTAGGGGGACTGCTGGGTGAGAGTCAGCGCAAAAACCTGAGCCAACTGGTCACAAATACAGTAGATGGCTCCTACAACAGCCTCAGACATTTTCTCAACAATGCCCCTTGGGATGAAGTCAAGCTAAATAATCGGCGGTTGGAGGTGATGCACCAGTGTCGCCAGACGACCCCGAGTCAAGGTTTCACATTGATTGTAGATGATTCGGGACATCGCAAAAGTGGTGCGGCTACTGATGGGGTAGGACGGCAGTACATTGGGGAGATTGGCAAGACTGACAATGGTATTGTGCTGCTGACTACCTACTTGTATGATGGAGTGCGACGTCTGCCGTTAGATGTTGCACTCTATCAACACGCAAGTTTATTCGAGCAAGGCAAGGCAGACCCCAACTTCCAGAAAAAACCTGACCTGGCTCTAGACTTGGTTGACCAATGCTTGAAGCGCGGTTATCGACCGGGTGTGACTGTAATTGATGCAGGCTACGGTAATAACACGCCTTTTCTCAAGCAGTTGGAGTCGAGAAACCTAACTTACGTGGCAGCAATCGCCAAAAACCGCCAAGTTACTGCTCAAACATCAGGTGATGAGTCTGCTCGTAAGCAGGGATTAGAAGCTATTGCTCAAACCTTGGCAGTGGAGCAGTTCACACCTGTGCAACTCAATCTGGAGCAGCCCCGGACAGTTTGGGTGGCGCTGTTACCAGTTCACGTTCCGAAGCTCGAAGGCACTCGCTGGCTGGCGATTCAACTCAATGCCTCTAGTTTCGAGCAAGCGACGGAGGTGGATTACTTTCTCACCAATGCCTCTGACAACCAAGTCAGTGCGGCTTGGGTAGCTCAAACATATTCTGCTCGCAACTGGGTGGAGGTCTTCTATCGAGAAGCCAAGGGCTGGTTGGGTTTGAGTGAGTATCAAGTTCGGGATGCTCTGAGTATGAAGCGTCATTGGGTTTTAGTGTTCATCGCTTACACCTTCATCCTTTGGCATCAGTTGACCGGCGGATTCCGCAGACGTTGGGCAACCAAACCCTTACAAACCTTTGCCGAAGCATTGGAGGCATTCCGCACCGCAGTCGAGTTTCGTTTGGTCCGCTGGCTTAATGAGCATGTTGATGTATTTGCCTCTCACAGAGCTAAGTTCGGCTATATTTGGGCTTAG
- a CDS encoding helix-turn-helix transcriptional regulator, producing the protein MPASKKQSICKRDRATKEAQSSSSQLSYKENNQAGDSLKGRLSIAPALFENSSTTNMASALPIWEASSVLTQKKDLPWKNDPNGKLCYAKDAENGEGAILFWVVKDLEREYPETLAGAAALAVIDTFDIRAACLHLIYAAHATQLSRPWEQEFVIDDRQIEEYLGLKKRTDKNRQQKLALIKEIAQQPCRVVTYISYPARPKARGFTVSESRLWNMLEIQHHYNSDLFGNEELVGLTFGVKAGYWAKYFLNEEGRTDHSAEYQTSPLSKALLEDVMQVWQHREGAARLMVWLLFKTNDDMRYPLATRTLMEIAYGLPKVEAAKLDNRLRNKLVNAWDDDLLALHERGWQIHFHAQTYPPEIQPFAFGRTNPCRPRSFFEQLLSAQLWICPPNSLNKALIPKTNQQLSSVHSITGVQVKELRKKQGWSQRELAMRTGLSQSLIGRIETDSRKITLENQKILAQVFQESNIRLQPTADFDDKIL; encoded by the coding sequence ATGCCAGCATCTAAAAAGCAATCCATTTGCAAACGAGATCGAGCTACGAAGGAAGCTCAATCCTCCAGCTCGCAACTGTCCTACAAAGAAAATAATCAGGCAGGGGATTCGCTGAAAGGCAGGCTTTCAATCGCTCCCGCTTTATTCGAGAATTCTTCAACAACCAATATGGCTTCGGCACTTCCAATTTGGGAGGCAAGTAGCGTCTTGACACAAAAGAAAGACCTGCCTTGGAAAAACGATCCCAACGGAAAGCTATGCTATGCCAAAGATGCTGAGAATGGTGAGGGAGCAATTCTGTTTTGGGTTGTCAAAGATCTGGAACGCGAATACCCAGAAACTCTAGCAGGCGCGGCAGCACTAGCTGTTATTGACACCTTTGATATTCGGGCAGCTTGCTTGCACTTAATTTATGCCGCTCATGCTACTCAACTAAGCCGTCCTTGGGAACAGGAATTTGTTATCGACGACAGGCAAATAGAAGAGTATCTCGGTCTCAAAAAACGAACCGACAAAAATCGGCAGCAGAAATTAGCGCTGATTAAAGAAATTGCCCAGCAACCATGCCGAGTCGTGACCTATATTTCTTACCCCGCACGCCCAAAGGCAAGAGGGTTCACTGTATCGGAGAGTCGGCTGTGGAATATGTTGGAAATTCAGCACCACTATAATTCGGATTTGTTTGGTAATGAAGAATTGGTAGGGCTGACGTTTGGAGTTAAAGCAGGCTACTGGGCAAAATATTTTTTGAATGAAGAAGGACGTACGGATCATAGTGCTGAGTATCAAACTAGCCCGCTCTCAAAAGCATTGCTTGAAGATGTAATGCAAGTCTGGCAGCACCGCGAGGGTGCTGCTAGGTTAATGGTTTGGCTTTTATTCAAGACAAACGACGATATGCGTTATCCGCTAGCAACTCGAACTTTAATGGAAATTGCCTATGGCTTGCCAAAAGTTGAAGCTGCCAAATTGGACAATCGGCTGCGGAATAAACTGGTAAATGCTTGGGACGACGATCTGCTGGCGCTGCACGAAAGGGGCTGGCAGATCCACTTTCATGCCCAAACCTATCCACCAGAAATTCAACCTTTTGCTTTTGGACGCACTAATCCTTGTAGACCGCGAAGTTTTTTCGAGCAACTTCTATCGGCTCAACTTTGGATTTGCCCTCCTAACAGTCTTAATAAAGCATTGATTCCAAAAACCAACCAACAACTATCATCAGTGCATTCTATAACTGGAGTCCAAGTGAAGGAATTGAGAAAAAAGCAAGGTTGGTCGCAGCGCGAATTAGCAATGCGAACCGGACTCAGCCAAAGCTTAATCGGACGCATCGAGACAGATAGTCGTAAAATTACACTTGAAAACCAGAAGATTCTAGCACAAGTTTTCCAAGAATCAAATATTAGGTTGCAACCTACTGCTGATTTTGATGACAAAATCCTCTAG